The proteins below come from a single Eubacterium limosum genomic window:
- a CDS encoding BCCT family transporter — protein sequence MEGKNKEKGKSVWQEVDKRVLIPGGICLFLVVLAGAVFPAQFETGLSACVEWIMAHFKWLYIVCVCAVTIVCFWLILSKYGNIRLGGKKAKPSFSLFTWCTLSLTGTIAVGICFYGVSGPVNAFMNPPEFLHVAPGSPEAVIPSLKYCFLHYGIPPYFLMVFFAMILALVYYNGKRDLRGSSTLFPLIGEKSKTWIGNIANILMVVCLIVCGTNMGLAVIQLNAGIGTVAGMTETPGFEVVLIIVYTVATVIFATSGAHKLMGRLSNVNAVCYAVILIFVLFTTSVNDTFNLLFTSLGEFVRDFIPMISFGDPIYQTGWQNSNSMFYYAWNLVPALMQALFYVSIAYGRTLRQFLLVNCLLPCTVVFTWYAAFGGNAMLGILNGSDLFAQMQQFGDGIATFAFLDTLPLGQIMKWVFIIVAMMTFITFSDSVAYSFPMLLMKKTSTDISLTKIPKALNAAVAIFMGVLTMVLLFVGGYDALNQVIVVLGFPAVIFTLIVLIAGVRFILHRDKYDVAYIEEMEEAEQAEKAEIKSGHAASRTSTS from the coding sequence ATGGAAGGTAAAAATAAAGAAAAAGGTAAAAGTGTTTGGCAGGAGGTTGATAAGCGGGTGCTCATACCCGGGGGGATCTGCCTGTTCCTGGTCGTTCTGGCCGGGGCGGTCTTTCCCGCACAGTTCGAGACAGGGCTGAGCGCCTGTGTGGAATGGATCATGGCGCATTTTAAATGGCTGTACATCGTCTGCGTGTGCGCCGTCACCATTGTCTGCTTCTGGCTCATCTTAAGCAAGTATGGGAATATCCGCCTCGGCGGAAAAAAGGCAAAGCCAAGCTTCAGCCTCTTTACCTGGTGTACGCTGTCCCTCACCGGAACCATCGCTGTCGGTATCTGCTTCTACGGTGTATCCGGCCCGGTCAACGCCTTTATGAACCCGCCGGAATTTCTTCACGTTGCGCCTGGCAGCCCGGAGGCGGTTATCCCAAGCTTAAAATACTGCTTCCTGCATTACGGCATACCGCCCTATTTTCTAATGGTGTTTTTTGCCATGATCCTGGCCCTGGTCTACTATAACGGAAAACGGGATCTGCGGGGGAGCTCCACCCTCTTTCCGCTCATCGGTGAAAAGTCCAAAACCTGGATTGGGAATATCGCCAATATCCTCATGGTGGTCTGCCTGATTGTCTGCGGAACGAATATGGGCCTTGCGGTTATCCAGCTGAACGCAGGCATCGGTACGGTGGCGGGTATGACCGAGACGCCCGGCTTTGAGGTGGTTTTAATTATCGTCTACACCGTCGCGACGGTCATTTTCGCCACCTCCGGCGCCCATAAGCTCATGGGACGGCTGAGCAATGTCAATGCGGTCTGCTACGCGGTGATCCTCATTTTCGTCCTGTTTACAACGAGCGTGAACGATACCTTTAACCTGCTTTTTACCTCGCTTGGTGAGTTTGTGCGGGATTTTATCCCGATGATTTCCTTTGGTGACCCAATCTACCAGACAGGCTGGCAGAACAGCAATTCCATGTTCTACTATGCCTGGAATCTGGTCCCGGCCCTGATGCAGGCGCTTTTTTATGTCAGCATCGCCTATGGGCGTACCCTGCGCCAGTTCCTGCTCGTCAACTGCCTGCTGCCCTGCACCGTGGTGTTCACCTGGTACGCTGCCTTTGGCGGCAACGCCATGCTGGGCATTTTAAACGGCAGTGATCTGTTTGCCCAGATGCAGCAGTTCGGCGACGGCATCGCAACCTTTGCTTTTCTGGATACCCTTCCCCTGGGACAGATCATGAAGTGGGTGTTCATCATCGTGGCCATGATGACCTTTATCACCTTCTCCGATTCTGTGGCCTACTCCTTCCCCATGCTCCTGATGAAAAAAACCTCGACCGATATCTCCCTGACCAAAATCCCCAAAGCCTTAAACGCCGCAGTGGCTATCTTCATGGGCGTGCTGACCATGGTCCTGCTTTTTGTGGGCGGCTACGACGCCCTCAACCAGGTTATCGTGGTTTTGGGCTTCCCCGCGGTCATTTTTACCCTCATTGTCCTCATTGCCGGCGTCCGGTTTATCCTGCACCGGGATAAGTACGACGTGGCTTATATTGAGGAGATGGAGGAAGCGGAGCAGGCAGAAAAGGCTGAGATAAAAAGCGGCCATGCCGCAAGCAGGACATCAACAAGTTAA
- a CDS encoding trimethylamine methyltransferase family protein — translation MYQNRKLYEKYITEEQIELIHEYSMKILEEVGIAIENDYALEVFKKHGAAVDGQIVRIPRKIVMDAIANVPDEFTVHGLEQSVTIGEKHDPVNTGPSVPTMIQDFNNGGIYRDSLLSDAVNYYKLQETSPVVNIAMNSCTDTPDLDKNTDDYFTPQLALTLKSVTKPIYQVHCVNTENYKKADLIQANRNVLNFQKQFYDVWDKYVSLTNCCVLSPLAIGADVAAALIGCALENQPVIPISCSMTNLTSPPSLAGTITHDNATLLAAITLVQLIRPGLGCVYGTVTTPTDMRTIQLAVGSPESYLMMMGLIAMARYYGIPVRSGVGSSNSFDLDYQAGVDAFMMLEPGFMGKTDFMLNSVGSYGTYNLGSPEKMVLDEQTILYQKHINKGLDITAEKIMFDTIKEVGPRGSYLKGRTPKAYRQDHFFPILFNRDGGKPAALLESKGTLIQRATAEVEKRYEAYKAPDLTTTQKELLNQYLPAGYKF, via the coding sequence ATGTATCAGAATAGAAAATTGTATGAAAAGTATATTACGGAAGAACAGATCGAATTGATTCACGAATATTCAATGAAAATTTTGGAAGAGGTTGGAATTGCCATTGAAAATGATTATGCGCTGGAGGTGTTTAAGAAGCACGGCGCAGCGGTTGATGGACAGATTGTCCGCATCCCCCGAAAAATCGTAATGGACGCCATCGCCAATGTGCCGGATGAATTTACAGTTCATGGGCTGGAGCAGTCCGTAACCATTGGAGAAAAGCATGATCCGGTTAACACAGGGCCAAGTGTCCCTACGATGATCCAGGATTTTAATAATGGTGGGATATATAGAGACTCGCTGCTTTCAGATGCAGTCAACTATTACAAATTACAGGAAACCAGCCCGGTGGTTAATATTGCCATGAATTCTTGTACAGATACGCCGGATTTAGATAAAAATACAGATGATTATTTCACACCGCAGCTTGCTTTGACACTTAAGTCTGTCACAAAGCCCATTTATCAGGTGCACTGTGTCAATACAGAAAATTATAAAAAAGCAGATTTAATTCAGGCAAACCGAAACGTGTTGAACTTTCAAAAGCAGTTTTATGATGTATGGGATAAATATGTGAGCCTGACAAACTGCTGCGTGCTGTCACCGCTTGCCATTGGCGCAGATGTTGCGGCGGCCCTGATCGGCTGCGCACTCGAAAACCAGCCAGTTATTCCGATCTCCTGCTCCATGACAAACTTAACATCACCGCCCTCTCTGGCAGGCACCATCACCCACGATAACGCTACCCTGTTGGCGGCCATCACCCTGGTTCAGCTGATTCGGCCAGGCCTCGGCTGCGTTTACGGCACCGTCACTACGCCGACGGATATGCGGACAATTCAGCTGGCTGTCGGTTCTCCGGAATCCTATCTCATGATGATGGGGCTCATTGCCATGGCGAGATATTATGGTATTCCCGTACGCTCTGGTGTTGGAAGCAGCAATAGCTTTGATTTAGACTATCAGGCGGGCGTAGACGCTTTTATGATGTTGGAACCCGGATTCATGGGAAAAACGGATTTCATGCTAAATTCAGTGGGGAGCTATGGTACTTATAACCTTGGCAGTCCTGAAAAGATGGTTCTTGATGAACAGACCATCCTTTATCAGAAGCACATCAATAAAGGGCTGGACATCACAGCAGAGAAAATTATGTTTGATACCATCAAGGAGGTAGGCCCGAGGGGCAGCTACCTGAAAGGTAGAACGCCAAAGGCGTACCGGCAGGATCATTTTTTCCCCATACTGTTTAACCGCGATGGCGGCAAGCCAGCCGCGCTGCTGGAGAGCAAGGGAACCCTTATTCAGAGAGCGACCGCAGAGGTAGAAAAAAGATATGAAGCCTATAAGGCTCCAGACTTAACCACCACCCAAAAAGAGCTGTTGAACCAGTATTTGCCCGCAGGGTATAAATTTTAA